A part of Pectobacterium cacticida genomic DNA contains:
- a CDS encoding methyl-accepting chemotaxis protein — MEFLKNVSIKIMVLAIVVFLLVAWGIASGFSIYSLQQASNLLDKSEMQRNTYSHLVYGTDQYLRTVTRMESAMAYLQRNEPEKAKQALELSQVTLSHTRDSLEKFQAAEHVGVNPATVEAINNSWRALMTTAIEPMNAALQRQDDEGFHQLYLDVYPSLSQTLDESVKRYADDISSSTLISGINELNAQNRNALIAVMIIGLVVLVFTEYYLKNYLVIPIAVLKSHLAQLTAGRLGCELAEFGRNCAGRLIPDIKRLQKSLRDTVTLIRQSTTEINKGTSSIKEGNDNLSSRTEQQAAALQQTAASMEEISATVQQTADHVHQVRQLAKAAADMAQKGGSISTNVMQTMDGISDSSRHISDITSVINSIAFQTNILALNAAVEAARAGEQGRGFAVVASEVRTLAQRSAQAAKEIEALIADSVERVATGADQVRQSGEAMTAIIDAISHVNDLIGEIAAATDEQTRGIRQIAQAVQEMDSVTQQNAQLVMQSAEAAARLDEQSGELSEMVNVFDLESNDDATTAFTPTAVTPTVNRTVGQRVTPLLSVQPRAQEGWEKF; from the coding sequence ATGGAATTTCTAAAAAACGTCAGCATAAAAATAATGGTGCTGGCTATCGTGGTATTTCTGTTAGTGGCATGGGGTATTGCATCAGGATTCAGTATTTACTCGCTACAGCAGGCTTCAAACCTGCTGGATAAAAGCGAAATGCAGCGAAACACCTATTCTCATCTGGTCTATGGAACCGATCAATATTTGCGAACGGTAACGCGAATGGAAAGCGCAATGGCGTATTTACAGCGAAATGAGCCGGAAAAAGCCAAACAGGCATTGGAATTGTCGCAAGTTACATTGAGTCATACCAGAGACTCGCTGGAAAAGTTTCAGGCGGCAGAACACGTTGGCGTTAACCCTGCGACGGTAGAGGCGATAAATAATTCATGGCGCGCCTTGATGACTACCGCGATCGAGCCGATGAATGCAGCATTGCAACGCCAAGACGATGAGGGATTTCATCAGCTCTATCTCGACGTGTACCCCTCACTTAGTCAGACACTGGATGAATCTGTTAAGCGTTACGCGGACGATATTTCCTCTTCGACATTGATTTCAGGCATTAATGAACTCAATGCTCAAAATCGCAATGCGCTGATTGCGGTAATGATTATTGGCCTCGTCGTGTTGGTTTTCACCGAATACTATTTGAAAAATTATCTGGTTATTCCCATTGCGGTACTGAAATCCCATTTGGCACAGCTTACGGCAGGCCGCCTGGGGTGTGAACTGGCAGAGTTTGGTAGAAACTGTGCCGGGCGACTCATCCCCGATATCAAGCGGTTACAAAAGAGTTTGCGCGATACGGTGACCCTCATCCGGCAAAGTACGACAGAAATTAACAAAGGAACATCGAGTATTAAAGAAGGAAACGACAATCTTTCCAGCCGTACCGAGCAGCAGGCGGCGGCATTGCAGCAGACCGCCGCCAGTATGGAAGAGATAAGCGCGACGGTACAACAAACCGCCGATCACGTACATCAGGTACGTCAGTTGGCGAAAGCGGCAGCGGACATGGCGCAAAAAGGGGGAAGTATCAGCACCAACGTCATGCAGACCATGGACGGAATCAGCGATAGTTCACGACATATTTCCGATATCACCTCTGTAATTAATAGTATTGCTTTCCAAACTAACATTTTGGCACTCAATGCTGCGGTTGAGGCGGCGCGAGCCGGAGAACAAGGCCGCGGGTTTGCCGTGGTAGCCAGTGAGGTTCGCACACTGGCCCAGCGTAGTGCGCAAGCGGCGAAGGAAATTGAAGCGCTGATTGCTGACTCTGTTGAGCGCGTGGCGACCGGAGCCGATCAGGTACGGCAATCCGGTGAGGCGATGACGGCGATTATCGATGCGATTTCGCATGTAAACGACCTGATTGGCGAAATTGCGGCGGCTACGGACGAGCAAACGCGCGGTATTAGGCAGATTGCCCAGGCAGTACAAGAAATGGATAGCGTCACACAACAGAATGCACAGTTGGTGATGCAATCGGCTGAAGCGGCGGCGCGGTTGGATGAACAGAGCGGCGAGTTGTCTGAAATGGTGAATGTGTTTGATTTGGAGTCTAACGACGATGCGACGACGGCATTCACCCCAACGGCGGTTACGCCCACAGTGAATCGTACTGTGGGGCAAAGAGTAACGCCGCTGCTGTCAGTACAGCCTCGGGCTCAGGAGGGGTGGGAAAAATTCTAA
- the fdhF gene encoding formate dehydrogenase subunit alpha, with product MQKVLTVCPYCGSGCKINLLVENGKVVGAEGANGVTNEGELCLKGYYGWDFLNDTKILTPRLTKPLIRRQKGAPFEAVSWDEAIGFASSRLKAIKEKYGAESIMHTGSSRGPGNETNYVMQKFARAVTGNNNVDCCARLCHGPSVAGLQVTLGNGAMSNSICEIEKTDCILIFGYNAADSHPIVARRILKAKARGAKIIVCDPRRIETARIADLWLPLKNGSNMALVNAFAHILINEGLYDKAYVARHTEGFEEFSQVVAKYTPEYVADITGLSPKLIRDAMRMYAAAPSATILWGMGVTQWGQGVDVVKGLSGLALLTGNLGRPNVGVGPVRGQNNVQGACDMGALPNMFPGYQKVTDKAVLAKFANAWGVPTLSANIGYSLTDLPHKIKEGKIKANYVMGEDPLQTEPDLSMLREAFNELELLIVQDIFMTKTAAIADVILPATSWGEHEGVYTAADRGFQRFYKAVEPQGDVKPDWEIISLMATALGYPMHYNNTQEIWDELRQLCPLYYGATYEKMAGLGYVPWPCPTEDSPGTPWLYAGNRFDRPGGKALLSTAEWRPPMELVDEDYPLALCTVREVGHYSCRSMTGNCAALQTLADEPGYVQVSPYDAERLGIRDGQLAWIASRRGKVISRVAVSERINKGAVYMTYQWWIGACNELTLDHLDPVSKTPEYKHCAVRLDAIDDQQAAEEYVQLAYHQLKDRLRSVAENVN from the coding sequence ATGCAGAAAGTGCTTACCGTCTGCCCGTATTGCGGGTCAGGCTGCAAAATTAACCTATTGGTAGAAAACGGCAAAGTCGTCGGCGCGGAAGGTGCAAACGGCGTTACCAACGAAGGTGAACTGTGCCTGAAAGGCTACTATGGTTGGGATTTCCTCAATGATACGAAAATCCTTACGCCGCGTTTGACCAAGCCGCTGATTCGCCGTCAGAAAGGCGCGCCTTTTGAAGCCGTCTCCTGGGATGAAGCCATCGGCTTCGCCAGTTCGCGGCTAAAAGCGATAAAAGAGAAGTACGGCGCCGAATCCATCATGCACACCGGTTCGTCACGCGGCCCAGGCAATGAAACCAATTATGTCATGCAGAAATTCGCCCGTGCCGTTACGGGAAACAATAATGTCGATTGCTGCGCCCGGCTCTGCCACGGCCCATCGGTTGCCGGGCTACAAGTCACGCTGGGCAACGGCGCCATGAGCAATTCTATTTGTGAAATTGAAAAAACCGACTGCATCCTGATTTTTGGCTACAACGCCGCAGATTCACACCCTATCGTGGCGCGCCGAATCCTCAAAGCCAAAGCACGCGGCGCAAAAATCATCGTCTGCGATCCACGCCGTATTGAAACCGCCCGCATCGCCGATCTGTGGCTGCCTTTGAAAAATGGCTCCAACATGGCGCTGGTCAATGCTTTCGCGCATATTCTGATCAACGAAGGCCTCTACGACAAAGCGTATGTCGCCCGCCATACCGAAGGTTTCGAAGAATTCAGTCAGGTTGTTGCCAAATACACGCCGGAATATGTCGCCGATATTACCGGATTGTCACCCAAACTGATTCGCGATGCGATGCGGATGTATGCCGCAGCGCCGAGCGCCACCATTCTATGGGGAATGGGCGTAACGCAATGGGGACAAGGCGTCGATGTCGTCAAGGGGCTTTCCGGCCTCGCGCTGCTGACCGGTAATTTAGGGCGTCCCAACGTGGGTGTCGGCCCCGTGCGTGGGCAGAATAATGTACAAGGGGCCTGCGATATGGGCGCACTGCCCAATATGTTCCCCGGTTATCAAAAAGTGACAGACAAAGCGGTACTGGCAAAATTCGCCAATGCCTGGGGCGTGCCGACACTCTCAGCCAACATTGGCTACTCGCTGACCGATCTCCCGCACAAAATTAAAGAAGGGAAGATTAAAGCCAATTATGTGATGGGCGAAGATCCCCTGCAAACCGAGCCGGATCTGTCTATGTTGCGTGAGGCGTTCAATGAACTTGAGTTGCTCATCGTGCAGGACATCTTTATGACCAAAACGGCGGCCATTGCCGATGTTATTCTACCGGCTACCTCCTGGGGCGAGCATGAAGGCGTCTATACCGCCGCAGATCGGGGATTTCAGCGCTTTTATAAAGCCGTGGAACCGCAGGGCGACGTCAAGCCCGATTGGGAAATCATCAGCCTGATGGCGACCGCTCTCGGTTACCCGATGCACTACAACAACACACAGGAAATCTGGGATGAACTGCGCCAACTCTGTCCGCTGTACTACGGCGCTACCTATGAAAAAATGGCGGGGTTGGGCTATGTCCCGTGGCCATGTCCCACCGAAGACAGCCCAGGAACACCATGGCTATATGCGGGAAATCGCTTCGATCGTCCTGGCGGAAAGGCCCTGTTATCTACCGCGGAATGGCGGCCGCCAATGGAACTGGTTGATGAAGATTATCCCTTAGCGCTGTGTACCGTGCGCGAGGTCGGCCACTACTCCTGCCGTTCCATGACGGGTAACTGCGCCGCGTTACAAACGCTTGCCGATGAGCCCGGTTACGTGCAGGTCAGCCCTTATGATGCCGAACGTTTAGGTATTCGCGATGGGCAACTGGCTTGGATCGCCTCGCGACGCGGCAAGGTAATTTCCCGCGTCGCGGTTAGCGAGCGCATTAATAAGGGCGCCGTCTACATGACTTACCAATGGTGGATCGGTGCGTGCAACGAGTTGACGTTAGATCATCTCGATCCGGTATCCAAAACGCCGGAATACAAACATTGCGCCGTTAGGCTCGACGCCATTGACGATCAGCAGGCGGCGGAAGAATACGTGCAGTTAGCGTATCATCAACTGAAAGATCGGTTACGGAGCGTCGCAGAAAACGTCAACTAA
- a CDS encoding dicarboxylate/amino acid:cation symporter yields MQRQKLLVQIVLAIVLGILIGWACHQYLDGERAKDIASYFNMVTDIFLRLIKMIIAPLVFATLVSGLASMGGNSSAVGRIGLKAMIWFVSASLISLLIGMFLANLFQPGAGMNLDIPAQHVATGLNTDGFTLKSFISHIFPKSIVEAMANNEILQILVFSLFFGSALAYVKGKNKQATAIISMIEELTKVMFRVTDYVMALAPIAVFAAIASAISTQGLGLLYDFGKLIGEFYFGLAVLWCVLFLVGYLFLGKAIVTLAKLIREPTMLAFATASSESAYPKTMEALTKFGVPKKVTSFVLPLGYSFNLDGSMMYQSFAILFIAQAYNIDLSITQQILILLTLMITSKGMAGVARASVVVVAATLPMFSLPEAGILLIIGIDQFLDMGRTATNVIGNSISTAVVASLEKDVHDDEEETTDEVMAYQETLQTTQNS; encoded by the coding sequence ATGCAAAGGCAGAAGTTACTTGTACAGATAGTTTTGGCCATCGTCTTGGGGATATTAATCGGCTGGGCGTGCCACCAATATCTTGATGGCGAGCGAGCAAAAGACATTGCGTCTTATTTCAACATGGTTACCGATATCTTCCTACGTCTGATCAAGATGATTATCGCGCCACTGGTCTTCGCGACACTGGTTTCCGGCTTGGCCAGTATGGGGGGTAATTCTTCGGCCGTTGGTCGTATTGGTTTGAAGGCCATGATCTGGTTTGTCAGCGCATCGCTGATCTCCCTGCTTATCGGCATGTTCTTAGCGAATCTTTTCCAGCCCGGCGCAGGCATGAATCTCGACATCCCCGCACAACATGTCGCGACAGGTCTGAATACTGACGGGTTCACGCTCAAAAGTTTCATCAGCCATATCTTCCCGAAGAGCATTGTCGAGGCGATGGCAAACAATGAGATCCTGCAAATTCTGGTGTTCTCACTGTTTTTCGGCTCTGCCCTTGCTTACGTCAAAGGTAAAAACAAACAGGCAACGGCGATCATTTCTATGATCGAAGAGTTGACCAAAGTGATGTTCCGAGTGACTGACTACGTGATGGCGTTGGCTCCCATCGCGGTCTTTGCTGCCATCGCTTCCGCCATAAGCACGCAAGGCCTGGGTCTACTGTACGATTTCGGGAAACTGATCGGAGAATTCTATTTCGGCCTGGCCGTACTATGGTGCGTTTTGTTCCTGGTCGGATATTTGTTCCTGGGGAAAGCCATCGTAACGCTGGCTAAACTGATTCGTGAACCAACGATGCTGGCCTTCGCCACCGCGAGCAGTGAATCAGCCTATCCAAAAACCATGGAAGCACTCACGAAATTCGGCGTGCCGAAAAAAGTCACCAGCTTTGTACTGCCGCTCGGGTATTCGTTTAACCTTGATGGCTCCATGATGTACCAGTCCTTTGCCATCCTGTTTATCGCTCAGGCATACAACATCGATCTGAGTATCACTCAGCAAATTCTGATTCTGCTGACGCTGATGATCACCAGCAAGGGAATGGCGGGCGTCGCGCGTGCCTCTGTTGTCGTGGTTGCCGCCACGCTGCCGATGTTCAGCCTGCCGGAAGCCGGGATTCTGCTGATTATCGGTATCGACCAGTTCCTGGATATGGGGCGTACCGCCACTAACGTTATCGGCAACAGTATCTCTACCGCCGTTGTCGCTAGCCTGGAAAAAGATGTCCATGATGATGAGGAAGAAACGACTGACGAAGTGATGGCCTATCAGGAAACGCTGCAAACGACGCAAAATAGCTAA
- the hypT gene encoding hypochlorite stress DNA-binding transcriptional regulator HypT, protein MLNNIETKWLYDFIVLEEHRSFTLAAEKRNISQSSFSRRIQALEAAIGFDIFDRSALPLQLTEQGRVFHAYIRNTLDDLEYQLNKLHGGDSYKNKITIAAAHSLSVFIMPELLKAVPDPQEKIFYVESIDVDEAVLNLKEGRSDFIFSFYNEDLLGEPFMHEKILESRLYPVCACDSAGKPLFDVSASSVPLLNYTETSYMGRQVSRYLSGVAGDKFTVNFVSSMSDLLKRMTKKGYGIAWLPDYSIQEELKNNELTILDMENAVIHMGVYLYRLDARLNVASEKFWRYMKGLSSTSGL, encoded by the coding sequence ATGCTAAATAATATCGAAACCAAATGGCTTTATGACTTTATCGTGCTGGAAGAGCATCGAAGTTTTACGCTGGCGGCTGAGAAGCGGAATATTTCTCAATCTTCATTTAGCCGACGAATTCAGGCGTTGGAAGCAGCGATAGGGTTTGACATCTTCGATCGTAGCGCGCTGCCGCTACAGCTAACCGAACAAGGGCGGGTTTTTCATGCCTATATTCGCAATACGCTGGACGATTTGGAATATCAGCTTAATAAATTGCACGGCGGGGACAGCTATAAAAATAAGATCACCATTGCGGCCGCTCACTCGCTGTCCGTGTTTATCATGCCGGAGTTGTTAAAAGCGGTGCCGGATCCACAGGAAAAAATATTCTATGTGGAATCGATCGATGTCGATGAGGCGGTATTGAACCTGAAGGAAGGGCGTAGCGACTTCATCTTCTCATTCTACAATGAGGATTTGCTGGGGGAACCCTTTATGCACGAGAAGATATTGGAATCCCGTCTTTATCCAGTCTGTGCCTGCGACAGCGCAGGAAAACCGCTATTTGATGTGAGCGCTTCGTCAGTGCCATTACTCAATTATACCGAGACGAGTTATATGGGGCGTCAGGTTAGCCGTTATTTATCCGGTGTCGCTGGCGATAAATTTACGGTTAATTTTGTCTCTTCAATGAGCGACTTGCTTAAACGCATGACGAAAAAGGGGTATGGCATAGCTTGGTTGCCGGACTATTCGATTCAGGAAGAATTAAAAAATAACGAGCTAACCATCCTCGATATGGAAAATGCGGTCATTCACATGGGGGTTTATCTTTATCGTCTTGATGCGCGTCTGAACGTTGCTTCCGAGAAGTTCTGGCGTTATATGAAAGGCCTGTCATCGACGTCCGGCCTGTAA
- a CDS encoding aspartate/glutamate racemase family protein: MNNLVGILGGMGPGATVDAMQKLIKNTPAYRDQDHIPMIAVSIPDIPDRTKCILQHSASPLKKMLQYMKILEDAGAECIIIPCNTAHYWFNELKQQCHVEMLSIIDVTCQAIKNANTTRVALLATTATVKARIYQDNLLRLNIECYTPNDTDQHQVMDSIYAYKSGDIIGAYNKLLPIKESLLASGVEKIILGCTELPLILEQEVRFSPQYYVDATEELIKKTVEWYFHRHPRNEIAA, from the coding sequence ATGAACAACCTCGTGGGGATTCTTGGCGGCATGGGGCCGGGCGCCACCGTTGATGCGATGCAAAAATTGATTAAGAACACGCCCGCGTATCGAGATCAAGACCACATTCCAATGATTGCCGTTTCGATTCCGGATATCCCCGACAGAACGAAATGTATACTTCAACACAGTGCGTCGCCGCTAAAAAAAATGCTGCAATATATGAAAATTCTCGAAGATGCGGGAGCGGAGTGCATTATTATCCCATGCAATACCGCGCATTATTGGTTTAATGAATTAAAACAGCAATGTCATGTAGAGATGCTCAGTATCATTGACGTCACTTGTCAGGCAATTAAGAACGCCAATACGACACGCGTCGCTTTATTGGCCACAACGGCGACAGTCAAGGCGAGAATTTATCAGGATAATTTACTCCGGCTTAATATAGAATGCTATACGCCGAATGACACTGACCAACATCAGGTAATGGACAGTATTTATGCCTATAAATCTGGTGACATAATCGGCGCCTACAATAAATTATTACCAATAAAAGAAAGCTTATTAGCATCCGGCGTTGAGAAAATTATATTAGGATGTACCGAACTCCCCTTAATTTTGGAGCAAGAAGTCAGATTCTCGCCGCAATATTACGTTGATGCGACAGAGGAATTAATTAAAAAAACAGTCGAATGGTATTTTCATCGCCACCCCAGAAATGAGATTGCGGCTTGA
- a CDS encoding response regulator transcription factor, with product MINVALIDDHIVVRSGFAQLLALEDDIQVVGQYASAAQAWPHLRKQSIDVAVIDIAMPDESGLSLLSRLRQQRPDFRAIILSIYDTTAFVQSALDAGAGGYLTKRCGPEELVQAVRMVSSGGLYLCADALHAIRHRQTPPKALQALTPREREIFGLLINGISVKGIAEQLDLSHKTVHVHRANILGKLQCESTIELVHFALQHQLLTGK from the coding sequence ATGATTAATGTGGCTTTGATTGACGATCACATCGTTGTACGATCTGGCTTTGCACAGCTACTGGCGCTAGAAGATGACATTCAGGTCGTTGGGCAATATGCCTCAGCGGCGCAGGCGTGGCCGCATTTACGCAAACAGTCGATTGACGTTGCCGTCATCGATATCGCCATGCCAGATGAAAGCGGCCTTTCACTCTTATCCCGTCTGCGTCAACAACGCCCCGATTTCCGCGCGATCATTCTGAGCATCTATGACACGACCGCCTTTGTACAAAGCGCGTTAGATGCTGGGGCGGGCGGCTACCTCACGAAGCGCTGCGGCCCGGAAGAGTTAGTGCAAGCCGTGCGCATGGTCAGTAGCGGCGGTCTGTATCTGTGCGCCGATGCACTGCATGCCATCCGCCATCGGCAGACGCCGCCAAAAGCGTTACAGGCGCTGACACCACGCGAGCGGGAAATATTCGGCTTGCTGATCAATGGGATCAGTGTCAAAGGTATCGCTGAACAACTCGATCTTAGCCATAAAACGGTTCATGTTCACCGCGCCAATATTCTCGGTAAATTACAGTGTGAATCCACAATAGAGCTGGTCCATTTCGCACTACAACACCAATTGCTGACCGGAAAATAG